From the genome of Halomonas sp. I5-271120, one region includes:
- a CDS encoding phosphate-starvation-inducible PsiE family protein → MAEEQPRKLLHNELPEEHSDPLIQSLHRIIRIAVRVLAVLMVFVIIWGIGDVLYVLYQRLMAPPFLLLDINDIFQTFGAFMAVLIAIEIFINIRLYLGTNIIPIQLVIATALMAIARKVIVLDLDQVTAMEILGIAAVVIALGITHWLVSLHR, encoded by the coding sequence ATGGCGGAAGAGCAACCACGCAAGCTGCTGCACAATGAATTGCCCGAGGAACACAGCGACCCGCTGATCCAGTCCCTGCACAGGATCATCCGCATCGCCGTGCGTGTGCTGGCAGTGCTGATGGTGTTCGTGATCATCTGGGGCATCGGCGATGTGCTTTATGTGCTCTATCAGCGCCTGATGGCACCACCGTTCCTACTGCTTGATATCAACGATATTTTCCAGACATTCGGTGCCTTCATGGCGGTGCTGATCGCCATCGAGATCTTCATCAACATTCGGCTCTATCTCGGCACTAACATCATTCCGATTCAACTGGTCATCGCCACTGCCCTGATGGCCATCGCGCGAAAGGTCATCGTCCTCGACCTGGACCAGGTCACGGCCATGGAAATTCTGGGCATCGCCGCCGTGGTCATCGCGCTTGGCATTACCCATTGGCTGGTCAGTCTTCACCGCTGA
- a CDS encoding branched-chain amino acid transaminase, producing the protein MTPLYDRDGFIWHNGEWLPWREATTHLLTHTLHYGMGCFEGVRAYDGPNGTHLFRVAEHTRRLCDSAHSLDIPLSFSAAQLIEAQRECLGRNGLTNAYLKPTVYFGAEGLGLRAKGLTTNVMVAAWDLGDYVSATASREGLRALTSSWARHHVNISLCRAKTNGHYVNSILALNTAVKAGFDETLMLDPEGYVAEASAANVFLLRDGVLHTPEVTSCLQGITRDSVIRLAREVLGLEVQERRITRDELYTADEAFLTGTAAELLPLRELDGRRIGAAGREIAPDSLTARLQGLYRRVTRGDLGDDLAAYQEWLTPA; encoded by the coding sequence ATGACACCCCTTTATGATCGCGACGGTTTCATCTGGCATAACGGTGAATGGCTGCCTTGGCGAGAGGCCACCACTCACCTGCTGACCCACACCCTGCACTATGGAATGGGCTGCTTCGAGGGCGTGCGTGCCTACGACGGCCCCAACGGCACGCACCTCTTCCGGGTTGCCGAACATACCCGGCGGCTTTGCGACAGCGCCCATTCCCTGGATATACCGTTATCTTTTTCCGCTGCGCAGCTGATTGAAGCGCAGCGGGAGTGCCTGGGCCGCAATGGGCTGACCAACGCCTACCTGAAGCCCACCGTTTATTTCGGCGCCGAAGGACTGGGGCTGCGTGCCAAGGGGCTGACCACCAATGTGATGGTGGCAGCCTGGGATCTGGGTGACTACGTCTCGGCGACGGCGTCTCGTGAAGGCCTGCGGGCGCTGACCTCATCCTGGGCGCGCCACCACGTCAACATCAGCCTGTGCCGGGCCAAGACCAACGGCCATTACGTCAACTCGATTCTGGCGCTTAACACCGCGGTGAAGGCGGGCTTCGACGAGACCCTGATGCTCGATCCGGAAGGCTATGTTGCCGAGGCCTCGGCGGCCAATGTCTTCCTGCTGCGCGATGGCGTGCTGCATACCCCCGAGGTGACCTCCTGTCTGCAGGGCATCACGCGTGACAGCGTGATCCGCCTGGCCCGCGAGGTACTGGGACTCGAGGTGCAGGAGCGGCGTATTACCCGCGATGAGCTCTACACGGCCGACGAGGCCTTTTTGACCGGCACGGCTGCCGAACTGCTGCCACTGCGTGAGCTCGATGGTCGGCGCATCGGGGCGGCCGGGCGCGAGATCGCTCCGGACTCGCTTACCGCTCGGCTTCAGGGCCTCTATCGTCGCGTCACCCGAGGTGATTTGGGCGATGATCTGGCTGCCTATCAGGAATGGCTCACGCCTGCCTGA
- a CDS encoding class II histone deacetylase, which produces MSIANSSRPQGRTGFFWHERCFWHDPGAIGVFSSPGEFLQPQPASESPESKRRLKNLLEVSGLIDELEVEKPTPASREDLEHFHTSAYLDALTAGEQAGGGDAGDCAPFRPGSVAAAYQSAGLAMAAVEAVACGRVNNAYALCRPPGHHAEADRGRGFCLLGNIPVAVKRARAMGQVGRVAILDWDVHHGNGQQDAFYDDSEVFTVSIHQAGNFPLDSGFIEERGRGAGQGANLNLPMPPGAGIGAYRYAFEQLIVPALEAFAPEMIVIACGYDACAKDPLGKMLLNSSAFAEMTSHIKALAERVCEGRLVMIHEGGYSEGYVPLCGHAVIATLSGSEIHVPDPQDDEIAAWAYQDLQPHQRELIDGWARDWRDA; this is translated from the coding sequence ATGAGCATCGCCAACTCGAGCCGCCCGCAGGGGCGGACCGGCTTTTTCTGGCACGAGCGCTGCTTCTGGCATGACCCGGGGGCGATCGGCGTCTTTTCTTCCCCCGGTGAATTCCTGCAGCCACAGCCGGCCTCGGAAAGTCCGGAGAGCAAGCGGCGGCTCAAGAATCTGCTGGAGGTCTCGGGGCTGATCGACGAGCTTGAGGTGGAAAAGCCCACGCCTGCCAGTCGCGAAGATCTCGAGCATTTTCACACCTCGGCCTATCTTGATGCCCTGACGGCGGGAGAGCAGGCCGGCGGCGGTGATGCCGGAGATTGTGCACCCTTTCGCCCGGGCAGCGTGGCGGCCGCCTACCAGTCCGCAGGGCTCGCGATGGCCGCTGTCGAGGCGGTTGCCTGCGGGCGAGTTAACAATGCCTATGCGCTGTGTCGGCCGCCGGGCCATCACGCCGAGGCGGATCGCGGTCGCGGGTTCTGCCTGCTCGGCAACATTCCCGTGGCGGTGAAACGGGCTCGCGCCATGGGGCAGGTCGGACGGGTGGCGATCCTCGATTGGGACGTGCATCACGGCAACGGCCAGCAGGACGCCTTCTATGACGATTCCGAGGTGTTCACGGTCTCGATCCATCAGGCCGGCAATTTTCCGCTGGATAGCGGCTTCATTGAGGAGCGTGGGCGCGGGGCCGGTCAGGGTGCCAATCTCAACCTGCCGATGCCGCCGGGTGCTGGGATCGGTGCCTATCGCTATGCATTCGAGCAATTGATCGTGCCGGCCCTGGAGGCCTTTGCGCCCGAGATGATTGTGATCGCCTGCGGATATGACGCCTGCGCCAAGGATCCGCTAGGCAAGATGCTGCTCAACAGCAGCGCCTTTGCCGAGATGACATCGCATATCAAGGCGCTGGCAGAGCGCGTCTGCGAGGGGCGCCTGGTGATGATTCACGAAGGCGGCTACAGCGAGGGCTACGTGCCGCTGTGCGGTCATGCAGTGATCGCGACCCTTTCCGGCAGCGAGATTCATGTGCCCGACCCGCAGGATGACGAGATCGCCGCCTGGGCATACCAGGACCTGCAGCCACACCAGCGCGAACTGATCGACGGCTGGGCGCGCGACTGGCGAGATGCTTGA
- a CDS encoding ornithine cyclodeaminase family protein, whose translation MRMITSDEVAQGLPWGALIQRLGKVFREGVEAPPRHHHSMHRPDGEATMLLMPAWEPAGYIGVKMVNVFPQNADQGLPAIAGVYFLSEGQHGQPLACLEGSELTRRRTAAASALAAGELAREDAETLVIVGTGKLAPMLIEAHAAVRPIKRVKIWGRKLAKAEQLARAYADRFATEAVEDLEAAVGEADIVSCATLSTQALVKGAWLKPGAHLDLVGAFRHSMRESDGDCFRRGEVFVDTYAGAQGEAGDVHQAIEEGAFAFNEIRADLAELLRGERSGRSSDEAITVFKSVGASLEDLAAAIEVWEQLEGAA comes from the coding sequence ATGCGGATGATTACCAGTGATGAGGTCGCTCAGGGCCTGCCCTGGGGCGCGCTGATTCAGCGTCTGGGCAAGGTCTTTCGCGAGGGCGTTGAGGCACCGCCACGCCACCATCACTCCATGCACCGCCCGGACGGTGAGGCGACCATGCTGCTGATGCCGGCCTGGGAGCCGGCTGGGTATATCGGCGTTAAGATGGTCAACGTCTTTCCGCAGAACGCCGATCAGGGACTGCCGGCGATTGCCGGCGTCTATTTCCTCAGTGAGGGGCAGCACGGGCAGCCGCTGGCTTGCCTGGAAGGCAGCGAGCTGACGCGCCGACGCACTGCCGCGGCCTCGGCGTTAGCGGCCGGGGAACTGGCCCGGGAAGACGCCGAAACGCTGGTGATCGTTGGTACCGGCAAACTGGCGCCGATGCTGATCGAAGCCCATGCGGCGGTCCGCCCGATAAAAAGGGTCAAGATCTGGGGGCGTAAGCTCGCCAAGGCCGAGCAGCTGGCCCGTGCCTATGCTGATCGCTTCGCGACCGAGGCGGTCGAGGACCTGGAGGCGGCGGTCGGCGAGGCGGACATTGTCAGCTGCGCGACTCTATCGACTCAGGCACTGGTAAAGGGCGCCTGGCTCAAGCCCGGTGCCCATCTGGATTTGGTAGGTGCCTTTCGTCACAGCATGCGCGAAAGTGACGGCGACTGCTTTCGGCGCGGCGAGGTATTCGTGGATACCTATGCCGGCGCCCAGGGCGAGGCCGGCGACGTGCATCAGGCGATCGAGGAAGGGGCCTTTGCCTTCAATGAGATTCGCGCCGATCTGGCCGAACTGTTGCGCGGCGAGCGCAGCGGGCGCTCTAGTGACGAGGCCATTACTGTCTTTAAGTCGGTGGGCGCCTCGCTCGAGGACCTGGCTGCCGCCATCGAGGTCTGGGAGCAGCTAGAGGGGGCGGCATGA
- a CDS encoding RidA family protein: MTVTYQDSNARMSQVAVHNQTVYLAGQVPHDTSADMKGQTEQVLASVDSLLKQAGTSKEHLISAQIWVTSMEEFAAMNEAWDAWVVPGRPPVRAAVEAKLAKPEWKVEIMVVAALPGA, from the coding sequence ATGACCGTTACCTACCAAGACAGCAATGCCCGCATGAGCCAGGTCGCCGTGCATAATCAAACCGTCTACCTGGCCGGCCAGGTACCCCACGATACAAGCGCCGACATGAAGGGCCAGACCGAGCAGGTGCTGGCAAGCGTCGATAGCCTGCTTAAGCAGGCTGGTACCTCCAAGGAGCACCTGATCTCGGCGCAGATCTGGGTGACCAGCATGGAGGAGTTCGCGGCGATGAACGAAGCCTGGGACGCCTGGGTCGTGCCCGGTCGTCCGCCGGTGCGTGCAGCGGTGGAGGCCAAGCTGGCCAAGCCCGAGTGGAAGGTCGAGATCATGGTCGTGGCGGCGCTGCCGGGAGCCTGA
- a CDS encoding histone deacetylase family protein, which produces MKLFYSAAQDSHAPETFLLRGQPAPSPERPERAVRLADAIGELGLTLNAPAEVDSPRLRERLARIHTPRYLTFLETIHARWQAMPGASALVAPNVHPCGGGHHYPSHPVGQAGWHLHDMACPIGADSFAGILASAASAEAAAMSVCEGEPSAYALCRPPGHHAGPERAGGFCFLNNSALAATILREQHDRVAIVDVDLHHGNGTQDIFYARGDVWTGSVHADTDAFYPFFWGGADETGSGEGQGANVNFPLPLGSDGKVFLDAVETLLQRLDDFAPEAVVVALGLDAHKDDPLAGLSLETEDFRSIGARLGQLCVPMVLIQEGGYPTAALGANLSAFLEGFLKR; this is translated from the coding sequence ATGAAACTCTTCTATTCCGCCGCCCAGGATAGCCATGCCCCCGAGACCTTTCTGCTGCGGGGCCAACCGGCCCCGTCGCCGGAGCGCCCCGAACGGGCCGTGCGCCTCGCTGACGCTATTGGTGAACTGGGCCTGACCCTCAATGCTCCCGCAGAGGTGGATTCGCCGCGCCTGCGGGAGCGCCTGGCACGCATTCATACCCCGCGTTATCTCACCTTTCTGGAGACCATCCATGCCCGCTGGCAGGCAATGCCGGGGGCATCAGCCCTAGTAGCGCCCAACGTGCACCCCTGTGGCGGCGGACATCATTATCCTAGCCACCCCGTGGGCCAGGCCGGTTGGCACCTGCATGACATGGCTTGCCCGATCGGCGCCGACAGCTTCGCCGGCATCCTGGCCAGCGCTGCTAGTGCCGAAGCCGCGGCGATGAGCGTGTGCGAAGGCGAGCCAAGTGCCTATGCGCTGTGCCGGCCGCCGGGGCATCACGCCGGGCCGGAGCGGGCCGGCGGCTTCTGCTTTCTCAATAACTCGGCGCTGGCGGCCACCATTCTGCGCGAGCAACACGATCGGGTGGCCATCGTCGATGTCGACCTTCACCACGGCAACGGCACCCAGGATATCTTCTATGCTCGTGGCGATGTCTGGACCGGGTCGGTGCATGCCGATACCGATGCGTTCTATCCGTTCTTCTGGGGTGGCGCCGACGAGACCGGCAGCGGTGAAGGGCAGGGGGCCAACGTCAATTTTCCGTTGCCATTGGGCAGTGATGGCAAGGTCTTTCTCGATGCCGTGGAGACCCTGCTTCAGCGCCTCGACGACTTCGCACCAGAGGCGGTGGTGGTCGCGCTGGGTCTCGACGCCCACAAGGATGATCCGCTTGCCGGGCTTTCGCTCGAGACCGAGGATTTTCGCAGCATCGGCGCTCGCCTGGGCCAGCTTTGCGTGCCGATGGTACTGATTCAGGAAGGCGGCTATCCGACCGCTGCCCTGGGCGCCAATCTATCTGCCTTTCTCGAGGGCTTTCTCAAGCGCTAG
- a CDS encoding TRAP transporter large permease, producing MTPAILMFVVLLLIGAPVAVVMAMSGLAGGFALGGERMLGIIADRMFSGVSGFLLIAVPYFIFTAELMNQGGLTHKLIAFNNALFGRVRGALSHVNVTVSVFFAGLTGAAITDTVAIGKIMIPEMKAQGYDAEYAAAITACSSIIGPIIPPSVVMVVYATLLRDISVIDLFAGGIIPGILLAAALLVTSMILAWKRDYPKQAPTPFKAAIFAFLAALPALVVPLIILGGILSGMTTITEASGFAAVYAILIGALVYRSLTLSKIWHALVVTVRFSGVVFFLLATSAVLGWFVTRSGVARDAASIITTFSDVAFVQLMMVCLLLIIIGTVMDVLPALVVVAPVIVPAMIQLGFDPLHFAILMIVVLNISNVTPPVGMTLMTAARIAEVPYERAIIASLPFYFSFLAVIVLLAAFPALSTWIPSLLD from the coding sequence ATGACCCCTGCCATTCTGATGTTCGTGGTGCTGTTGCTGATCGGCGCCCCGGTAGCGGTGGTGATGGCCATGTCGGGCCTCGCCGGCGGCTTTGCCCTCGGCGGTGAACGCATGCTGGGCATCATCGCCGACCGCATGTTCTCAGGCGTTTCCGGCTTTCTGTTGATCGCCGTGCCGTATTTCATCTTTACCGCCGAGCTGATGAACCAAGGCGGCCTGACCCATAAGCTGATTGCCTTCAATAATGCGCTCTTCGGCCGTGTTCGCGGGGCGCTTTCGCATGTCAACGTCACCGTGTCGGTGTTTTTTGCCGGCCTGACCGGGGCGGCCATCACCGATACCGTGGCGATCGGCAAGATCATGATCCCGGAGATGAAGGCCCAGGGCTATGACGCCGAGTATGCCGCGGCGATTACCGCCTGTTCGTCGATCATCGGCCCGATTATCCCGCCAAGCGTGGTGATGGTGGTGTACGCCACGCTGCTGCGGGATATCTCGGTGATTGACCTGTTCGCCGGCGGGATCATCCCGGGCATCCTGCTGGCCGCGGCCCTGCTGGTCACCAGCATGATCCTGGCCTGGAAACGTGACTACCCGAAGCAGGCGCCGACGCCGTTCAAGGCAGCGATCTTTGCCTTCCTGGCCGCGCTGCCGGCGCTGGTGGTACCGCTGATCATTCTCGGTGGCATTCTCTCGGGGATGACGACCATCACCGAGGCATCGGGATTCGCGGCGGTCTACGCGATCCTGATTGGAGCGCTGGTCTATCGCAGCCTGACGCTTTCCAAGATCTGGCACGCGCTGGTGGTCACGGTGCGCTTCTCCGGGGTGGTGTTCTTCTTGCTGGCGACGTCGGCGGTGCTCGGCTGGTTCGTGACTCGCTCGGGGGTTGCTCGGGACGCCGCCTCGATCATCACCACCTTCAGTGATGTCGCCTTTGTGCAGCTGATGATGGTCTGTCTGCTGCTGATCATCATCGGTACGGTGATGGACGTGCTGCCGGCACTGGTGGTGGTGGCGCCGGTGATAGTGCCGGCGATGATTCAGCTTGGCTTCGATCCGCTGCACTTCGCGATCCTGATGATCGTGGTGCTGAATATCTCCAACGTGACGCCGCCGGTGGGGATGACGCTGATGACGGCGGCACGCATCGCCGAGGTGCCCTACGAGCGGGCCATCATCGCCTCACTGCCGTTCTATTTTTCCTTCCTGGCCGTCATTGTGCTGCTAGCCGCTTTCCCGGCGCTGTCGACCTGGATTCCTAGTCTTCTCGATTAA
- a CDS encoding TRAP transporter small permease has protein sequence MAILEPLRRVSEAVNRMAIVVCVACILLMLGISFTAFLYKLATGSTLSWTYSLARLFLPWIGFLSMTISLRYGEHVAMTLLVRSLPRVLLKAAAVICLAVIALFALMLVWYGWDFFLNATQMYMVSDNIQISNRFTAIVVPLSGLIILLHLVHGFDLLEHFIDDQSFIDELIETTDSDSSAHHRDAETPS, from the coding sequence ATGGCGATACTCGAACCCCTGCGCCGTGTCAGTGAAGCCGTCAACCGGATGGCCATCGTGGTCTGCGTGGCCTGTATCCTGTTGATGCTGGGCATCTCTTTCACGGCCTTTCTTTACAAGTTGGCAACCGGCTCGACCCTGAGCTGGACCTATTCCCTGGCGCGCCTGTTTCTGCCCTGGATCGGCTTTTTGTCGATGACCATTTCGCTGCGCTACGGCGAGCATGTGGCCATGACCCTGCTGGTCAGGAGCCTGCCAAGGGTGCTGCTGAAAGCGGCCGCCGTGATTTGCCTTGCCGTCATCGCGCTCTTCGCGCTGATGCTGGTCTGGTACGGCTGGGACTTCTTTCTCAACGCCACCCAGATGTACATGGTCTCGGACAATATCCAGATATCAAACCGCTTCACGGCGATCGTGGTGCCGCTTTCGGGGCTGATCATCCTTCTGCACCTGGTGCATGGCTTCGATCTGCTGGAGCACTTCATCGACGACCAATCGTTCATCGACGAGCTGATCGAGACCACCGATAGCGACTCGTCTGCCCACCATCGCGATGCGGAGACTCCCTCATGA
- the dctP gene encoding TRAP transporter substrate-binding protein DctP: MPTLRLPKTLALAALPLAMAASQAQAQSYEMVIATQIPENMSNNAIYPALVHFKDLVETRTDGDLTVSIFGGGQLGSEVENGSEVQAGGRTLQSTIMSSGAMSSFYGDYQLVTAPFLFSNWRQAWAFFDGPWFADFMKGTVEAADMRYLGTFDDGGGFVAFTNNKRLIKTVEDLDGMNIRTEENPAHVAIMQSLGASATPLPWGELITALETGLADGQFNAPVLNTTFNFDAVTDYTTLTGHVYNSAPWVVSESWFQELPEAYQQAVVTSAREAITMSHGMSGALATASWQESCERFKECYIMPTPERERMAEIARPAWQNWIVNDYGMDKSLVDEMLGEVARVGDEVAEQDISRYGQ; this comes from the coding sequence ATGCCTACCCTACGCTTGCCAAAGACGCTTGCATTGGCCGCGCTGCCACTGGCGATGGCCGCCAGTCAGGCCCAGGCTCAATCCTACGAGATGGTGATTGCCACTCAGATACCTGAGAACATGAGCAATAACGCTATCTACCCGGCGCTGGTGCACTTCAAGGACCTGGTCGAGACCCGCACCGACGGCGATCTCACCGTGTCGATCTTCGGCGGTGGCCAGCTTGGCTCCGAGGTCGAGAACGGTTCCGAGGTGCAGGCAGGCGGCCGCACCCTGCAGTCGACCATCATGTCTTCCGGCGCCATGTCTTCCTTCTACGGTGACTATCAGCTGGTCACCGCGCCCTTCCTGTTTTCTAACTGGCGCCAGGCCTGGGCCTTCTTCGATGGCCCCTGGTTCGCCGACTTCATGAAGGGCACCGTCGAAGCAGCTGACATGCGCTATCTCGGCACCTTCGATGACGGCGGCGGCTTCGTGGCCTTCACCAATAACAAGCGCCTGATCAAGACCGTCGAAGACCTGGACGGCATGAATATCCGCACCGAGGAAAACCCGGCCCACGTGGCGATCATGCAGTCGCTGGGCGCATCGGCAACGCCGCTGCCCTGGGGCGAGCTGATCACGGCGCTGGAAACCGGTCTCGCCGATGGCCAGTTCAACGCGCCGGTACTCAATACCACCTTCAACTTCGATGCCGTCACCGACTACACCACCCTGACTGGCCATGTGTACAACAGCGCGCCCTGGGTGGTCAGCGAGAGCTGGTTCCAGGAACTGCCGGAGGCCTACCAGCAGGCGGTCGTGACCTCCGCCCGCGAGGCCATCACCATGAGCCACGGCATGTCCGGGGCGCTGGCCACGGCCAGCTGGCAGGAATCCTGCGAGCGCTTCAAGGAGTGCTACATCATGCCCACCCCCGAGCGTGAGCGGATGGCCGAGATTGCCCGGCCGGCCTGGCAGAACTGGATCGTCAACGATTACGGCATGGACAAGTCGCTGGTCGACGAGATGCTCGGTGAGGTCGCGCGGGTCGGCGACGAAGTCGCCGAGCAGGATATTTCCCGCTACGGCCAGTAA
- a CDS encoding AraC family transcriptional regulator, which translates to MSFFSLKTCTLIEQPVAHEHGFHQLILATSGVTELSIEGRGERVTRERGCLIPSTYHHEYLGDGRNRTLVLDVPLAHLPRLSCGDEVQRLFESPRFFSVTPRLQSLAQTLMGEVEASPTLQSEIATLILRAIYLSLHERALPKTPTSPARSPYRERLDLARVEAYIDRHLAEAIHVDDLAGLCALSPGHFHACFREATGETPLHFVQRRRLALAQTLLQESDFTLGQIAERIGFCDQGSFSRAYRRTFQHTPSEYRRLAR; encoded by the coding sequence ATGTCTTTCTTCAGCCTGAAAACCTGTACGCTGATTGAGCAACCGGTCGCCCATGAACATGGCTTTCATCAGCTGATTCTGGCGACGTCGGGCGTCACCGAGCTGAGTATCGAGGGGCGTGGCGAGCGCGTCACCCGCGAGCGCGGCTGCCTGATTCCTTCCACCTATCATCACGAGTACCTGGGCGACGGGCGCAACCGTACCCTGGTGCTCGATGTGCCCCTCGCGCATTTGCCAAGGTTAAGCTGCGGCGATGAGGTGCAGCGGCTCTTCGAGTCGCCACGCTTCTTTTCCGTGACCCCGCGGTTGCAGTCTCTGGCCCAGACCCTGATGGGCGAAGTCGAGGCCTCGCCGACCTTGCAGAGCGAAATTGCCACGCTGATCCTGCGGGCCATCTATCTGAGTCTGCATGAGCGTGCACTCCCCAAAACGCCGACATCGCCCGCGCGCTCGCCCTATCGTGAACGTCTCGATCTGGCTCGCGTCGAGGCCTACATCGATCGTCATCTGGCCGAGGCCATCCATGTCGATGACCTTGCCGGCCTTTGCGCCCTGAGTCCCGGCCATTTTCATGCCTGCTTTCGTGAGGCCACAGGTGAGACCCCGCTTCACTTCGTGCAGCGCCGCCGGCTCGCGCTGGCGCAGACCCTTCTTCAGGAAAGCGACTTCACCCTAGGGCAGATCGCCGAGCGCATCGGCTTTTGCGATCAGGGCAGTTTTTCCCGCGCCTACCGTCGCACCTTCCAGCACACGCCCAGTGAGTACCGCCGCCTCGCTCGGTGA
- a CDS encoding 2-dehydropantoate 2-reductase, giving the protein MRFAIYGSGGVGGYFGARLADAGEDVTFIARGDHLATIQRDGLTVRSINGDLHLDKALASDDPATIGVVDVVIVAVKAWQVEEIARAMAPLIGPETLVLPLENGVEATDVLGEAVGHDKVLRGLCGILAYREAPGVIRHAGVEPFVRFGEADNRQSERTQRVKAAFDKASGVTAEIPDDIQVAVWSKFLFICAMSGVGAVTRAPMGVSRQLPESRRLLEEVMEEITAVGRARGVALPEDAVAKALKFIDTLPENSTASMQRDIMDGLPSELESQNGAVVRLGKAAGVETPINAALYAALLPQEARARGQVSFDDR; this is encoded by the coding sequence ATGCGATTTGCCATCTATGGAAGCGGCGGCGTGGGCGGCTATTTTGGCGCCCGTCTTGCCGACGCCGGTGAAGACGTCACCTTCATCGCCCGTGGGGATCACCTAGCGACGATCCAGCGCGACGGCCTGACGGTCAGGAGCATCAACGGCGACCTCCATCTCGACAAGGCACTGGCCAGCGACGATCCGGCGACCATTGGCGTGGTAGATGTGGTGATCGTGGCGGTAAAAGCCTGGCAGGTCGAAGAGATCGCCAGGGCGATGGCACCGCTGATCGGCCCCGAGACCCTGGTGCTTCCGCTTGAGAACGGCGTGGAGGCCACCGACGTGCTAGGTGAAGCCGTGGGGCACGATAAGGTGCTGCGCGGGCTTTGCGGCATCCTCGCCTACCGCGAGGCGCCGGGGGTGATTCGCCATGCAGGCGTCGAGCCGTTCGTGCGCTTCGGTGAGGCCGACAATCGCCAGAGCGAGCGCACCCAGCGCGTGAAGGCGGCCTTCGACAAGGCCTCTGGAGTCACCGCCGAAATACCGGACGACATTCAGGTCGCGGTGTGGAGCAAGTTCCTGTTCATCTGCGCCATGAGTGGTGTCGGCGCCGTGACCCGGGCGCCGATGGGCGTCAGCCGCCAGTTGCCGGAGAGTCGCCGGCTGCTCGAAGAGGTCATGGAAGAGATCACGGCGGTCGGCCGAGCCCGCGGTGTGGCGCTGCCCGAGGATGCGGTGGCGAAGGCGCTCAAGTTTATCGACACCCTCCCCGAGAACAGCACCGCCTCGATGCAGCGCGACATCATGGACGGCCTGCCCTCGGAGCTCGAGTCGCAGAACGGCGCCGTGGTACGCCTGGGCAAGGCGGCCGGTGTCGAGACGCCGATCAATGCCGCCCTCTATGCCGCCCTGCTTCCTCAGGAAGCTCGGGCCCGCGGTCAGGTCTCGTTCGACGATCGCTAA
- a CDS encoding helix-turn-helix transcriptional regulator, which produces MLRDDSPPMHRHAYLTTAEAADYLRLKERKVYDLVRQGEIPCTKVTGKLLFPRQSIDLWLMSHLEGGQPGQRPVPRVLAGSQDPLLEWSLRESGSELAMLCQGSGDGVRRLLDGDALLAGVHVIDDAGGYNHPESLGLGGVRDLVMIRWARRRQGLMLPPGNPRGIHSLAALAKSDGEGAPRVARRQPGAGADRLLRFLLKRHDLALEDLRLAPDTMLSEDDLALAVHQGQADVGLGVEAAAHRHGLDFVPLQQECFDLAMRRRSYFERPVQHLLAFAHEARFAERAALMQGYDLTGLGEVVYNA; this is translated from the coding sequence ATGCTCAGAGATGACTCACCACCGATGCATCGCCATGCCTACCTGACCACTGCCGAGGCGGCCGACTACCTGCGGCTCAAGGAGCGCAAGGTCTACGATCTGGTACGCCAGGGTGAGATTCCCTGCACCAAGGTGACCGGCAAGCTGCTTTTTCCCCGTCAGAGCATTGATCTGTGGCTGATGAGTCATCTGGAGGGCGGTCAGCCCGGGCAGCGGCCGGTGCCACGGGTGTTGGCCGGCAGTCAGGACCCGCTGCTCGAGTGGAGCCTGCGCGAAAGCGGCTCGGAGCTGGCGATGCTCTGCCAGGGCAGCGGCGATGGGGTGCGCCGGCTGCTGGATGGCGATGCCCTGTTGGCAGGCGTGCATGTGATCGACGATGCGGGCGGCTATAACCATCCCGAGTCGCTGGGTCTTGGCGGTGTGCGTGATCTGGTGATGATCCGCTGGGCACGACGTCGCCAGGGATTGATGCTGCCGCCGGGCAACCCGAGGGGGATTCACTCGTTGGCCGCACTGGCAAAAAGCGACGGGGAGGGTGCGCCGCGGGTAGCGAGGCGTCAGCCCGGCGCTGGGGCCGACCGGCTATTGCGCTTTCTGCTGAAACGCCATGATCTTGCGCTTGAAGACCTGCGGCTGGCGCCCGACACGATGCTCAGCGAAGACGATCTGGCGCTGGCGGTGCATCAGGGGCAGGCCGACGTGGGGCTGGGCGTCGAAGCAGCGGCGCATCGTCATGGGCTCGACTTCGTGCCGCTGCAGCAGGAATGCTTCGATCTGGCCATGCGCCGTCGCAGTTATTTCGAGCGTCCGGTGCAGCACCTGCTGGCCTTCGCCCATGAGGCGAGGTTCGCAGAGCGCGCCGCGCTGATGCAGGGCTACGACCTCACCGGGCTCGGCGAGGTCGTTTATAACGCCTGA